Proteins encoded within one genomic window of Bacteroides sedimenti:
- a CDS encoding nucleoside recognition domain-containing protein codes for MKDFPARLLKCVKSALPKAGKTSLWLLKIILPVSLIVRFLQYSGVLSYLAEYMNPLFHFIGLPGETAIVFLTSIFLPLYASIAVMTSLTITLREATILSIMCLLAHNLLVESAVQKKTGSSFWWMCTLRIGMALIVAFALNLIMPLSNEHFEVVTQPEVFTSAMQVLNAWFNTSVTLIITIVFIVSALMILQKLLEEYNLFEVISRPLNPFMRFFGMSGRTSFLWIVGNVVGLAYGGAIMVEQTESGIISQKDANVLNHHLAISHSMLEDTLLYGALGISMGWILFTRMGFAFLVVWCLRLLDLPLVKKCTV; via the coding sequence ATGAAAGACTTTCCTGCACGACTCTTGAAATGTGTTAAGTCCGCACTACCCAAAGCGGGAAAAACCAGTCTCTGGTTGTTGAAAATTATACTTCCGGTTTCATTGATTGTGCGTTTTTTGCAATATTCAGGCGTATTAAGCTATCTGGCTGAGTATATGAATCCGCTTTTTCACTTCATCGGATTACCGGGAGAAACGGCAATTGTTTTTTTAACCAGTATTTTCTTGCCGTTGTATGCATCGATTGCTGTGATGACTTCGCTTACTATCACTTTAAGAGAAGCGACCATCCTTTCTATCATGTGTTTGCTTGCGCATAACCTGCTTGTTGAAAGTGCCGTTCAGAAAAAGACGGGTTCTTCTTTCTGGTGGATGTGTACCTTGCGCATTGGAATGGCCCTTATTGTGGCATTTGCGCTGAACTTGATTATGCCACTTTCTAATGAGCATTTTGAGGTGGTTACTCAACCTGAAGTTTTTACATCTGCAATGCAAGTTCTGAATGCTTGGTTTAATACTTCCGTAACACTGATTATCACTATAGTATTTATTGTCTCTGCACTAATGATACTTCAGAAATTACTAGAAGAGTATAATCTTTTTGAGGTAATATCTCGTCCATTAAATCCATTTATGCGTTTCTTTGGAATGTCTGGCCGTACCTCCTTTTTATGGATAGTAGGAAATGTTGTTGGTCTGGCATATGGTGGGGCTATCATGGTTGAACAGACGGAAAGCGGAATCATCAGCCAGAAAGATGCAAATGTGCTGAATCACCACCTAGCTATCTCTCATTCAATGCTTGAAGATACTCTTTTGTATGGTGCTTTAGGTATTAGTATGGGGTGGATTCTTTTTACACGTATGGGGTTTGCCTTTTTGGTAGTATGGTGCTTACGTCTGCTAGATCTTCCTCTGGTGAAGAAATGCACTGTGTAA
- a CDS encoding phosphotransferase enzyme family protein has translation MNNLHEIAAQFKTCGVVDQILPLGAGLINDSYEVRTAGDDCQNYVLQRINHAIFQDVEMLQNNIFAVTTFIRKKLEQQNETDLDRKVITLVPTKDDKLYYFDGTSYWRLTLFIASAITKETVDAPNSYTAGVAFGNFQAMLADIPEKLGETIPDFHNMEFRLKQLHDAVAANAAGRLSEVQYLIDEIEKRAEEMCKAERWYREGKLPKRVCHCDTKVNNMMFDKDGKVLCVIDLDTVMPSFIFSDYGDFLRSAANTGAEDDKNLENVNFNMEIFKAFTKGYLESARSFLLPIEIENLPYAAALFPYMQLVRFLADYINGDTYYKIQYPEHNLVRSKAQFKLLQSIEEKFPEMEEFIKSCL, from the coding sequence ATGAATAACCTACATGAAATTGCCGCGCAGTTCAAAACCTGTGGAGTTGTCGATCAGATTCTGCCATTGGGGGCTGGCCTTATTAATGATTCTTATGAAGTAAGGACAGCAGGAGATGATTGTCAGAACTATGTTTTGCAGCGGATAAACCACGCTATTTTCCAGGATGTCGAAATGTTGCAGAATAATATATTTGCTGTAACTACTTTCATCCGTAAGAAGCTGGAACAACAGAATGAAACTGATTTGGACCGCAAGGTGATTACCTTGGTTCCAACAAAAGACGATAAACTCTATTATTTCGATGGAACAAGCTATTGGAGATTAACTCTCTTCATAGCCAGTGCTATAACAAAAGAAACCGTTGATGCACCTAACTCATATACTGCAGGTGTAGCTTTCGGTAATTTTCAGGCAATGCTGGCTGATATTCCCGAAAAACTGGGCGAAACAATTCCCGATTTTCATAATATGGAGTTTCGGTTGAAGCAGCTTCATGATGCTGTTGCAGCAAATGCAGCAGGTCGTTTGTCTGAAGTTCAATATTTAATCGATGAGATTGAAAAACGTGCTGAAGAGATGTGTAAAGCAGAACGTTGGTATAGAGAGGGAAAACTACCTAAACGCGTTTGCCACTGCGATACCAAAGTAAACAACATGATGTTCGATAAGGACGGTAAAGTTCTTTGCGTAATCGATCTTGATACTGTAATGCCTAGCTTCATCTTTTCTGATTATGGAGATTTCCTCCGTTCTGCTGCTAATACCGGAGCAGAAGATGATAAAAACCTGGAAAATGTGAATTTCAATATGGAGATATTCAAAGCCTTTACTAAAGGTTATTTGGAGTCAGCTCGTTCATTCCTTCTTCCCATAGAAATTGAAAATCTTCCATACGCAGCGGCATTATTCCCATATATGCAGCTGGTTCGTTTCCTGGCCGACTATATCAACGGAGATACATATTATAAAATACAATATCCGGAACATAATCTCGTTCGCTCAAAAGCACAATTTAAACTGCTTCAGAGTATCGAAGAGAAGTTCCCGGAAATGGAAGAATTTATCAAAAGCTGCCTGTAA
- a CDS encoding DMP19 family protein, translating into MATTIEVSDDVLKEAASLGMDEFISVFTKKYLEVIGGKLNAETMELLNGYQHSLLAYHFFREEVMEGGFVQLIQNGYGGYIFDNPFAKSMRMFGVEGFSKLIYKAKKIYDANKEDLEKERTEEEFMAMYELYEAFDDLEEEFLDAEEEVTATIAEFVDDHLEEFAIIK; encoded by the coding sequence ATGGCTACAACAATCGAAGTTTCGGATGATGTCCTGAAAGAGGCAGCTTCACTTGGCATGGATGAGTTTATCAGTGTCTTTACCAAAAAATATTTGGAGGTGATAGGAGGTAAACTGAATGCGGAAACGATGGAACTGCTTAATGGATATCAGCACTCCTTGCTGGCTTATCATTTCTTTCGTGAAGAGGTGATGGAAGGAGGCTTTGTGCAGCTGATTCAGAATGGGTACGGTGGATACATCTTTGATAATCCGTTTGCAAAATCCATGAGAATGTTCGGTGTCGAGGGATTCTCTAAACTGATCTATAAGGCAAAGAAAATTTATGATGCCAACAAAGAAGATCTGGAAAAAGAGAGGACGGAAGAGGAATTTATGGCCATGTACGAACTATATGAAGCTTTTGATGATCTGGAAGAGGAATTTCTGGATGCTGAGGAGGAGGTTACAGCTACAATCGCAGAATTTGTTGATGATCATTTGGAAGAATTCGCAATAATAAAATAA
- a CDS encoding NigD1/NigD2 family lipoprotein, whose translation MKKIKFIVLCFVLALMPFLSSCIKNDDNNNSVNNSGFARVVQGYLGGYTLLADNGETLIPSEESIAILNANGVTLDGIDRAFIQYKFTNPEELNSQSSLDPDKQIYHISLNFIVSIDHPVAQVTKGAENDSIKSDPIIQLSGFTQTDYALVNNGYLTIAPMYNINKVRHYFTLFHYENQEIGRSESSADPDTLNLYLSHNKNGDTGMGTPSNVLGSSYPSLYFMSFNIKNVLNNINTNKSKLIININTTENGGADDTYKKTYSVKYDLN comes from the coding sequence ATGAAGAAAATTAAATTTATTGTTTTATGTTTTGTCTTGGCTTTAATGCCTTTTTTATCATCATGTATTAAAAACGATGACAATAATAATTCTGTAAATAATTCTGGATTTGCAAGAGTCGTACAAGGTTATCTGGGAGGTTATACATTGCTTGCTGATAATGGAGAGACACTGATTCCTTCGGAAGAATCTATTGCTATATTGAATGCAAATGGAGTTACCTTAGACGGAATAGACAGAGCTTTTATACAATATAAATTCACTAATCCTGAAGAACTAAACAGTCAGTCTTCTTTGGACCCAGATAAGCAGATATACCATATCAGTCTGAATTTTATTGTTAGCATTGATCATCCGGTAGCTCAAGTTACCAAAGGGGCTGAAAATGATTCCATCAAATCAGATCCTATTATCCAATTGAGCGGATTTACTCAAACGGATTATGCTTTAGTTAATAATGGTTATCTGACAATTGCTCCCATGTATAATATAAATAAAGTACGTCATTACTTTACTTTATTCCATTATGAAAATCAGGAAATCGGAAGAAGTGAAAGTTCTGCGGATCCTGATACTTTGAATCTTTATTTAAGTCATAATAAGAACGGAGATACTGGTATGGGAACTCCTTCAAATGTGCTGGGATCCAGCTATCCATCACTTTATTTTATGTCTTTTAATATTAAAAATGTGCTGAATAATATAAATACAAATAAAAGCAAACTCATTATCAATATTAATACAACGGAAAACGGAGGGGCAGATGATACTTACAAGAAAACCTACTCTGTGAAATATGATCTAAACTGA
- the smpB gene encoding SsrA-binding protein, whose translation MKQAPVNIKNKRATFDYELVETFTAGIVLTGTEIKSIRLGKASLVDTFCFFSRQELWVKNMHIAEYFYGSYNNHVARRDRKLLLSKKELRKLERATKETGFTIVPIRMFINEKGLAKVVIALAKGKKQYDKRQSLREKDDKREMDRMFKK comes from the coding sequence ATGAAACAAGCTCCTGTTAATATAAAAAATAAACGTGCCACTTTCGATTATGAGTTGGTGGAGACTTTTACAGCCGGTATTGTCCTTACGGGTACTGAAATTAAATCAATCCGTTTGGGAAAAGCTAGTCTGGTAGATACTTTTTGCTTTTTCTCACGTCAGGAACTATGGGTGAAAAATATGCATATTGCAGAGTATTTTTATGGATCCTACAATAACCATGTGGCTCGTCGTGATCGTAAATTATTGCTTAGTAAAAAGGAGTTGCGAAAACTTGAGAGAGCCACTAAAGAGACTGGATTTACCATTGTTCCGATTCGTATGTTTATCAATGAAAAAGGGTTGGCAAAAGTTGTGATAGCCTTGGCAAAGGGTAAGAAACAATATGATAAACGTCAGTCATTGAGAGAAAAAGATGACAAACGTGAAATGGATAGAATGTTTAAGAAATAA
- the udk gene encoding uridine kinase codes for MLIIGIAGGTGSGKSTVVRKIFESLPKDEVVLLPQDSYYKDSSHVPVEERQFINFDHPDSFEWELLSKHIQMLKKGNSIEQPTYSYLTCTRQPETIHIEPREVIIVEGILALCDEKLRNLMDLKVFVDADPDERLIRVINRDIVERGRTAEMVMERYTRILKPMHQQFIEPTKRYADLIVPQGGNNQVAIDILTMFIEKNIEQDK; via the coding sequence ATGTTAATAATAGGAATTGCCGGTGGAACGGGATCCGGAAAATCAACCGTAGTTCGAAAAATTTTTGAAAGCCTGCCCAAGGATGAAGTAGTCTTACTTCCTCAAGACTCATATTACAAGGATAGTAGTCATGTTCCAGTAGAAGAAAGACAATTTATCAACTTCGACCATCCAGATTCTTTTGAGTGGGAATTACTTTCCAAACATATTCAGATGCTGAAAAAAGGAAACAGCATTGAACAGCCAACCTACTCTTACCTAACATGCACGCGTCAACCTGAGACCATTCACATTGAACCACGAGAGGTAATTATCGTTGAAGGAATTCTAGCCTTATGTGATGAAAAACTACGTAACTTAATGGATCTGAAAGTGTTTGTTGATGCCGACCCGGATGAACGACTTATTCGTGTAATAAACAGGGATATCGTGGAACGGGGGCGTACTGCCGAAATGGTAATGGAGAGATATACACGTATATTGAAGCCTATGCATCAGCAGTTTATAGAACCAACAAAAAGATATGCTGACCTGATTGTTCCGCAAGGTGGAAATAACCAGGTTGCTATTGATATATTGACGATGTTTATCGAAAAAAACATTGAACAGGATAAATAA
- a CDS encoding YIP1 family protein, which translates to MNYKNLFKQVKILISSPAKAWEEISLEEDRRKGMAAFVYPMIGLCGMAVFASVFIYNIGSEDLTTNQLFQLAMTRCCAVFVAFFAGFFLAAKTICKMMRGMFRLDCDIHHAEQLVGYAMVVPFVLKIIVELVPAFYILSIIFQFYIIYIIWEGARVLLGVNENKRTWFSVFTSIVIILCPFVIERIFNKLTFLLN; encoded by the coding sequence TTGAATTACAAGAATTTATTTAAACAAGTAAAAATATTAATTTCCTCTCCTGCCAAGGCATGGGAGGAAATTAGTTTAGAAGAGGATAGGCGAAAGGGCATGGCTGCTTTTGTCTATCCTATGATTGGTTTATGCGGTATGGCTGTTTTTGCAAGTGTGTTTATATATAACATCGGCAGTGAGGATCTCACCACAAACCAGTTATTTCAGTTAGCCATGACTCGTTGCTGTGCTGTGTTTGTGGCATTCTTTGCAGGTTTTTTCCTGGCGGCTAAAACAATCTGTAAAATGATGCGTGGCATGTTTCGTTTAGATTGCGATATCCATCATGCTGAACAATTAGTAGGGTATGCAATGGTTGTGCCTTTTGTTCTAAAAATTATCGTTGAACTAGTTCCTGCCTTCTATATACTCAGTATAATATTTCAGTTCTACATTATTTATATAATCTGGGAAGGAGCTAGAGTATTGTTGGGCGTAAATGAAAACAAAAGAACCTGGTTCTCTGTTTTTACTTCCATAGTGATAATATTATGTCCGTTTGTCATTGAACGGATCTTTAATAAACTGACATTCCTTTTGAACTAA
- a CDS encoding transglycosylase SLT domain-containing protein — MNYRILTFFLLILSLTACKKEHKSKQKAEVNDLQMIKKRGELVVLTLYSSTSYFIYRGQEMGFQYEVSQQFAKSLGLKIKVKVAKNIPELVKKLKNGEGDMIAYSLPFTKAMKDSLTYCGLEVITHQVIVQRDDSKIEPLTDVTQLLGKDVYVKPGKYYDRLVNLDKELGGGIKIHKDDNDSITMEDLIDQVSEGKIHYTVCDNDLARLNATYYSNIDISLAVSFDQRSSWAVRKDCPFLAKAANEWYKKSINSSDYIASTKRYFETRKIMVHSPILSIQTGKISRYDKLFKKYAKMIDWDWRLLASLAYNESNFDPRAVSWAGAKGLMQLMPATARAMGMPSGHEEDPEESVKAAVKYIQSINKSLCMIPNKNERQNFILAAYNAGVGHIYDAMALADKYGKKKFVWYNNVEHYILLKSNEEFFTDPVCRNGYFRGIETYNFVRDINSRYKVYKKKIKH, encoded by the coding sequence ATGAACTATAGAATCCTTACCTTTTTCCTACTGATTTTATCATTAACCGCCTGCAAAAAAGAGCATAAATCTAAGCAAAAAGCAGAAGTTAATGATCTTCAAATGATAAAAAAGAGAGGGGAATTGGTAGTTTTAACTCTTTATAGCTCAACCTCCTACTTTATCTATCGTGGTCAGGAAATGGGGTTTCAGTACGAAGTAAGCCAGCAGTTCGCCAAATCACTGGGACTCAAAATTAAAGTTAAGGTGGCCAAGAATATTCCTGAGCTGGTGAAGAAACTAAAAAATGGTGAAGGGGATATGATTGCCTACAGCCTACCTTTTACCAAGGCCATGAAAGACAGCCTCACCTACTGCGGACTGGAAGTAATTACTCATCAAGTGATTGTACAACGAGATGATAGTAAAATAGAACCTTTGACAGATGTGACTCAACTGTTAGGAAAAGATGTTTATGTTAAACCAGGTAAGTATTACGACCGATTGGTGAATCTGGACAAAGAACTGGGTGGAGGTATCAAAATTCATAAAGATGATAATGACAGTATAACGATGGAAGATCTGATTGACCAGGTCTCAGAAGGGAAGATACACTATACTGTATGCGACAATGACCTGGCCAGATTGAATGCTACCTATTATTCAAATATTGACATATCACTGGCTGTCAGTTTTGATCAGCGCTCATCTTGGGCAGTAAGAAAGGATTGTCCGTTCCTGGCAAAAGCCGCTAACGAATGGTATAAGAAAAGCATCAATTCTTCTGATTATATTGCTAGTACAAAACGTTATTTTGAGACTCGCAAAATAATGGTACACTCTCCTATTCTCTCAATCCAAACCGGAAAAATATCCCGGTATGATAAACTGTTTAAAAAGTATGCTAAGATGATTGATTGGGACTGGCGGCTCCTTGCTTCGCTAGCCTACAATGAATCGAACTTCGACCCAAGAGCCGTTTCGTGGGCGGGAGCTAAAGGATTGATGCAACTGATGCCAGCAACAGCAAGAGCTATGGGTATGCCTTCAGGGCACGAAGAAGATCCTGAAGAAAGTGTAAAAGCTGCTGTGAAATATATTCAATCCATCAATAAAAGTCTGTGCATGATTCCCAATAAAAACGAGCGGCAGAACTTTATCCTTGCAGCCTATAATGCTGGCGTAGGACATATTTATGACGCAATGGCGCTGGCTGATAAATATGGTAAAAAAAAGTTTGTCTGGTACAACAATGTAGAGCATTATATCCTGCTAAAAAGCAACGAAGAGTTCTTTACCGATCCTGTATGTAGAAACGGATATTTTCGTGGTATTGAAACCTATAACTTCGTTCGCGACATTAATTCTCGTTATAAGGTTTACAAGAAGAAAATCAAGCATTAA
- a CDS encoding Dabb family protein, giving the protein MVRHIVLFQLKKMESESEKLAVMNQFKDAIEALPKDIDVIRSIEVRFNMNPAEAYDIALVSEFDSLEDVNYYAKHPLHVAAGKILAEVKENRACVDYEF; this is encoded by the coding sequence ATGGTACGACACATTGTATTGTTTCAGTTAAAAAAAATGGAATCCGAAAGTGAAAAGCTTGCAGTAATGAACCAATTTAAAGATGCCATCGAAGCTTTACCCAAAGATATTGATGTCATCCGTAGTATTGAAGTAAGATTTAATATGAATCCTGCTGAGGCTTATGATATTGCTCTGGTAAGTGAATTCGACTCATTGGAAGATGTTAACTACTATGCTAAACATCCGTTGCACGTTGCTGCTGGTAAGATTCTTGCGGAAGTAAAGGAAAATCGTGCATGTGTAGATTATGAGTTTTGA
- a CDS encoding iron-sulfur cluster assembly scaffold protein, with translation MTYSHEVEHMCVVQKGPNHGPAPIPEEGKWVKSKEIVDISGLTHGVGWCAPQQGACKLTLNVKQGIIQEALVETIGCSGMTHSAAMAAEILPGKTILEALNTDLVCDAINTAMRELFLQIVYGRTQSAFSEGGLIIGAGLEDLGKGLRSQVGTLYGTLAKGPRYLEMAEGYIKTIALDKNDEICGYEFVHMGKFMDEIKKGTDANEALKKVTGTYGRFTAEQGAVKHIDPRHE, from the coding sequence ATGACTTATTCACACGAAGTAGAACACATGTGTGTTGTACAAAAAGGTCCAAATCACGGACCAGCCCCCATACCAGAAGAAGGCAAATGGGTAAAATCAAAAGAAATTGTAGATATCTCAGGTTTAACACATGGTGTTGGTTGGTGTGCTCCTCAACAAGGTGCTTGTAAATTAACTCTGAATGTTAAACAAGGTATTATTCAGGAAGCATTGGTTGAGACTATTGGTTGTTCAGGTATGACTCACTCTGCAGCTATGGCAGCAGAAATTCTTCCAGGAAAAACAATCCTCGAAGCATTGAATACTGACCTAGTTTGCGATGCTATCAACACAGCAATGCGTGAACTTTTCCTTCAGATCGTTTACGGACGTACACAATCTGCTTTCTCTGAAGGTGGTTTGATTATCGGAGCTGGTCTGGAAGACTTAGGTAAAGGTCTGCGCAGCCAGGTAGGTACGCTTTATGGAACTTTAGCTAAAGGTCCTCGTTACCTTGAAATGGCAGAAGGTTACATCAAGACAATCGCTCTTGACAAGAATGATGAGATTTGCGGGTACGAATTCGTTCACATGGGTAAGTTCATGGACGAAATCAAGAAAGGTACTGATGCTAACGAAGCATTGAAGAAAGTAACCGGTACTTACGGACGCTTCACTGCTGAACAGGGAGCTGTTAAACACATTGATCCACGTCACGAATAA
- the metH gene encoding methionine synthase — translation MKPTIQQLVSERILILDGAMGTMIQQYNLREEDFRGERFVHIPGQMKGNNDLLCLTRPDVVRDIHRKYLEAGADIIETNTFSSTTVSMADYHVQEYVREINLAAAAIAREVADEYTRLNPDKPRFVAGSIGPTNKTCSMSPDVNNPAFRALTYDELAVSYQQQIEALIDGGVDAILIETIFDTLNAKAAIYAAESAMETKGVKLPIMLSVTVADTSGRTLSGQTLDAFLASVQHAPIFSVGLNCSFGAKQLKPYLEGLAARAPYYISAYPNAGLPNSLGKYDQTPEQMAEQVKEYIEEGLVNIIGGCCGTTNEYIAQYSALIEGKVPHKPVLAPHCMWLSGLELLEVKPEINFVNVGERCNVAGSRKFLRLINEKKYDEALSIARAQVEDGALVVDVNMDEGLLDAQVEMTTFLNLIASEPEIARVPVMIDSSKWEVIVAGLKCLQGKSIVNSISLKEGEEVFLERARTIRKYGAAVVVMAFDEKGQADTCDRKIEVCERAYRLLVDKAQFNPNDIIFDPNVLAIATGMEEHNNYAVDFINATAWIKKNLPGAHISGGISNLSFSFRGNNYIREAMHTVFLYHAIQAGLDMGIVNPATAVMYTDIEPDLLVKIEDVVLNRRPDAAEILIETAENLKNTAKDAGQSEVKHDAWRDENVNERLKYALIKGIGDYLEEDLAEIIPLYKKAVDIIEGPLMAGMNTVGELFGDGKMFLPQVVKTARTMKKAVAILQPLIEAEKKEGSSSAGKMLIATVKGDVHDIGKNIVSVVMACNNYEVIDLGVMVPAEVIVQRAIEEKVDFIGLSGLITPSLEEMVHVASELQKAGVDIPLMIGGATTSKLHTALKIAPVYRGIVAHMKDAAQNASIAARLINTEARKVLAEELSKEYETLRQNNLLKKEVETVSIEEAQKNKLNLF, via the coding sequence ATGAAACCAACCATTCAACAGTTAGTTTCCGAGCGCATCCTGATTTTGGATGGAGCTATGGGCACAATGATCCAACAGTATAATCTGCGAGAAGAAGATTTTCGTGGTGAACGTTTTGTTCATATTCCCGGACAGATGAAAGGGAATAATGATTTGCTTTGTCTAACTCGTCCTGATGTAGTTCGAGATATTCACCGAAAATATCTGGAGGCTGGTGCAGATATTATTGAAACAAATACTTTCAGCTCTACTACGGTTTCTATGGCTGATTATCATGTACAGGAATATGTACGAGAAATAAATCTGGCTGCCGCTGCTATCGCTCGTGAGGTGGCTGATGAATATACTCGTTTGAATCCGGATAAACCCAGATTTGTGGCTGGTTCTATAGGACCAACTAATAAAACATGTTCGATGTCGCCCGACGTGAATAATCCGGCTTTTCGTGCATTGACGTATGATGAACTGGCAGTTTCTTATCAGCAACAGATTGAGGCTTTGATTGATGGGGGAGTAGATGCTATCCTGATTGAAACAATTTTTGATACGCTTAATGCAAAAGCAGCTATCTATGCCGCAGAGAGTGCAATGGAGACAAAAGGAGTGAAGTTGCCAATCATGCTTTCGGTTACTGTTGCCGATACAAGCGGACGCACTCTTTCAGGACAGACTCTGGATGCTTTCTTGGCCTCTGTACAACATGCTCCTATATTCTCAGTAGGGTTAAACTGTTCATTTGGGGCCAAACAGCTGAAACCTTATCTTGAAGGTCTGGCCGCTCGTGCACCTTATTATATTAGTGCATACCCTAATGCTGGTCTTCCAAACAGTTTGGGTAAGTATGATCAGACTCCTGAGCAGATGGCAGAGCAGGTTAAAGAGTATATTGAAGAAGGATTGGTAAATATAATAGGTGGCTGCTGTGGCACCACCAATGAATATATTGCGCAGTACAGTGCTCTGATTGAAGGCAAGGTTCCTCATAAACCTGTTCTGGCTCCCCATTGTATGTGGCTTTCCGGACTGGAATTGCTTGAAGTAAAACCAGAAATCAATTTTGTGAATGTAGGTGAACGTTGCAATGTGGCAGGTTCCCGAAAGTTTCTTCGTCTGATAAATGAAAAGAAATACGATGAGGCTCTTTCCATTGCTCGTGCTCAGGTGGAAGATGGGGCTTTGGTTGTTGACGTGAATATGGACGAAGGTTTGCTTGATGCCCAGGTGGAAATGACTACTTTCCTGAACCTGATTGCTTCAGAGCCAGAAATAGCTCGTGTACCGGTGATGATTGACTCCTCAAAATGGGAGGTGATTGTTGCCGGATTGAAATGCCTGCAGGGTAAATCAATTGTAAATTCCATCTCATTGAAAGAGGGTGAGGAAGTGTTCCTGGAGCGTGCCCGTACAATTAGAAAATATGGAGCCGCAGTTGTGGTGATGGCGTTCGACGAAAAAGGACAGGCTGATACCTGTGACCGGAAGATTGAGGTATGCGAGCGTGCCTATCGTTTGCTGGTGGATAAAGCTCAGTTTAATCCGAATGATATCATCTTCGACCCCAACGTGTTGGCTATTGCAACGGGAATGGAGGAGCACAACAATTATGCGGTCGACTTCATTAATGCTACTGCCTGGATTAAGAAGAATCTTCCCGGCGCACATATCAGTGGTGGAATCAGTAATCTTTCATTCTCTTTCAGGGGTAATAATTATATTCGCGAGGCTATGCATACGGTATTTCTCTATCATGCCATTCAGGCAGGACTTGATATGGGGATTGTGAATCCGGCTACAGCTGTTATGTATACCGATATTGAACCGGATTTACTTGTGAAGATTGAGGATGTAGTGCTTAATCGTCGTCCAGATGCTGCTGAAATATTAATAGAAACTGCTGAAAATCTTAAAAATACTGCTAAAGATGCTGGTCAGTCGGAGGTAAAACATGATGCTTGGAGAGATGAAAACGTCAACGAACGTTTGAAATATGCTTTAATAAAGGGCATTGGAGACTATCTTGAAGAGGACTTGGCCGAGATTATTCCTCTTTATAAGAAAGCGGTAGATATTATTGAAGGTCCGTTAATGGCTGGAATGAATACAGTAGGTGAACTTTTTGGAGATGGTAAGATGTTTCTTCCGCAGGTGGTAAAAACTGCTCGTACAATGAAGAAGGCTGTGGCAATTCTTCAGCCTCTTATCGAGGCAGAGAAAAAGGAGGGTTCCTCTTCTGCTGGAAAGATGCTTATTGCTACGGTTAAGGGAGACGTTCATGATATTGGGAAAAACATTGTTTCGGTAGTTATGGCCTGCAATAATTATGAAGTTATCGATTTAGGTGTGATGGTTCCTGCTGAAGTAATCGTGCAGCGCGCAATTGAGGAGAAAGTTGATTTTATCGGATTGAGCGGTTTGATTACACCTTCTTTGGAAGAAATGGTGCATGTAGCTTCTGAACTTCAGAAGGCAGGGGTGGATATTCCTCTGATGATTGGTGGTGCAACAACCTCTAAATTGCATACAGCTTTGAAAATTGCACCGGTATACCGTGGAATTGTTGCTCATATGAAAGATGCCGCACAGAATGCATCGATTGCTGCACGGTTAATAAATACTGAAGCACGGAAAGTTCTTGCTGAGGAACTTTCGAAGGAATATGAAACTCTTCGTCAAAACAATCTTCTTAAAAAAGAAGTAGAAACAGTATCTATTGAGGAGGCTCAGAAAAATAAGCTTAATTTGTTTTAA
- a CDS encoding methylated-DNA--[protein]-cysteine S-methyltransferase, with product MYTFYYTSPVGVLEIRSTESHITQLQFAEAAGIASKVIPEVLRDCIRQLDEYFAGCRHDFTLPLAVQGTSFQQSVWKALQTISYGQTISYRQLAERVGNPKACRAVGSANGRNPIAIIIPCHRVIAADNKLGGYAGGLDIKTRLLRLEGVTLF from the coding sequence ATGTATACCTTTTATTATACATCTCCGGTTGGTGTCCTTGAAATACGATCGACAGAGTCACATATCACCCAACTGCAGTTTGCAGAGGCTGCCGGGATAGCTTCCAAAGTGATACCTGAAGTATTACGAGACTGTATTCGTCAACTTGACGAATACTTTGCCGGATGTCGACACGACTTTACGCTTCCATTAGCAGTACAGGGAACTTCTTTCCAACAATCGGTATGGAAGGCTTTACAGACCATAAGCTATGGTCAGACTATCAGTTATAGGCAACTAGCTGAAAGAGTTGGAAACCCAAAAGCTTGTAGGGCAGTAGGAAGTGCAAACGGACGAAATCCGATTGCAATTATAATTCCATGTCATCGGGTCATTGCTGCTGATAATAAGTTGGGAGGTTATGCTGGTGGACTTGATATAAAGACCAGATTGTTACGTCTGGAAGGAGTGACTCTTTTCTAA